From Rhodanobacteraceae bacterium, the proteins below share one genomic window:
- a CDS encoding Mobile element protein produces the protein MKQATFASLNFDAKKRRTRREVFLAEMDKVVPWDALLALLAPAYPTSGRRGRPPMALASMLRIHFMQQWYALSDPAMEDALYEIESMRRFAGLELNEDAIPDETTILKFRRWLERHGFATQILAVVNAHLGEHKLLLRAGTIVDATLIAASPSTKNQAKSRDPEMHQTKKGNQWYFGMKAHIGVDAASGLVHTVTTTAANAGDVTEVDKLLHGKETSVYADAGYTGAEKRVKPKRGRDWFIAAKRGKVKAVVDRELRELHEQIEHLKASVRAKVEHPFRVLKCQFGYRNVRYKGLAKNTAQVVTLFALTNLWMARRRLLTTMGEVCP, from the coding sequence ATGAAGCAAGCCACGTTCGCATCGTTGAACTTCGATGCCAAGAAGCGACGCACGCGCCGCGAGGTGTTCCTGGCCGAGATGGACAAGGTGGTGCCGTGGGATGCACTGCTGGCGTTGCTGGCGCCCGCGTATCCGACCAGCGGCCGCCGCGGGCGACCGCCGATGGCGCTTGCGAGCATGCTGCGCATCCACTTCATGCAGCAGTGGTACGCATTGTCCGATCCTGCGATGGAAGATGCGTTGTACGAGATCGAGTCGATGCGGCGGTTTGCAGGATTGGAGTTGAACGAGGACGCGATTCCGGACGAGACGACGATCCTGAAGTTCCGGCGCTGGCTGGAACGGCACGGCTTCGCGACGCAGATCCTGGCGGTGGTGAACGCGCATCTCGGGGAGCACAAGCTGCTGTTGCGCGCAGGGACGATCGTGGATGCGACCTTGATCGCGGCCTCGCCCTCGACCAAGAACCAAGCCAAATCGCGCGATCCCGAGATGCACCAGACCAAGAAGGGCAACCAGTGGTACTTCGGCATGAAGGCGCACATTGGGGTGGATGCCGCATCGGGGCTGGTGCACACGGTGACTACGACCGCGGCCAACGCCGGCGACGTCACCGAGGTGGACAAGTTGTTGCACGGCAAGGAGACCAGCGTCTACGCCGATGCCGGCTACACAGGTGCGGAAAAGCGCGTGAAGCCCAAGCGCGGGCGCGATTGGTTCATTGCGGCCAAGCGCGGCAAGGTCAAGGCGGTGGTCGACCGGGAACTGCGCGAGTTGCACGAGCAGATCGAGCACCTCAAGGCCTCGGTGCGTGCGAAGGTGGAACATCCGTTCCGCGTCCTGAAGTGCCAGTTCGGTTATCGGAACGTGCGCTACAAGGGACTGGCCAAGAACACCGCGCAGGTCGTCACCCTGTTTGCGCTCACGAATCTGTGGATGGCGCGGCGGAGATTGCTGACCACGATGGGTGAAGTGTGCCCGTGA
- a CDS encoding Quinolinate phosphoribosyltransferase [decarboxylating], producing MSDAAPRPQPPPQEVIHADAARALAEDIGSGDVTAALIDPAARARARIVSREAAVLAGAPWADECFRQLDPDVRIHWHHHDGDRIAADAVLCELEGNARALVAGERNALNFLQTLSGTATVTRTYVDAVAGTRAKILDTRKTIPGLRLAQKYAVRCGGGHNHRIGLYDAILIKENHVTAAGGVANAIRAARTASPGVFLDCEVESLDELREAIEAGADRVLLDEFSETMLRDAVALAAGCVPLEVSGSVNLERVRAIAETGVDCISIGALTKHVRAIDLSMRFE from the coding sequence ATGAGTGACGCCGCCCCGCGGCCGCAGCCGCCCCCGCAGGAAGTCATCCACGCCGATGCCGCGCGCGCGCTGGCCGAAGACATCGGCAGCGGCGACGTCACCGCCGCGCTGATCGATCCCGCCGCGCGTGCCCGCGCACGCATCGTCAGCCGCGAAGCCGCCGTGCTGGCCGGCGCGCCGTGGGCGGACGAATGCTTTCGCCAGCTCGATCCGGACGTGCGCATCCATTGGCATCATCATGACGGCGATCGCATCGCCGCCGATGCCGTGCTGTGCGAACTGGAAGGCAACGCGCGCGCGCTGGTCGCGGGCGAACGCAACGCGCTCAACTTCCTGCAAACGCTTTCCGGCACCGCCACAGTCACGCGCACCTACGTCGATGCCGTCGCCGGCACGCGCGCGAAGATCCTGGACACGCGCAAGACCATTCCGGGCCTGCGCCTCGCGCAGAAATACGCGGTGCGCTGCGGCGGCGGCCACAACCATCGCATAGGTCTTTACGACGCGATCCTGATCAAGGAAAACCACGTCACCGCCGCGGGCGGCGTCGCCAACGCGATCCGCGCCGCGCGCACGGCCAGTCCCGGCGTGTTCCTCGACTGCGAAGTGGAATCGCTGGACGAATTGCGCGAAGCCATCGAAGCCGGCGCCGACCGCGTGCTGCTCGACGAATTCTCCGAAACGATGCTGCGCGACGCCGTCGCCCTCGCCGCCGGCTGCGTGCCACTGGAAGTTTCCGGCAGCGTCAACCTTGAACGCGTGCGCGCGATCGCCGAAACCGGCGTCGACTGCATTTCCATTGGCGCGCTGACCAAACACGTCCGCGCGATCGATCTTTCGATGCGGTTCGAATAG
- a CDS encoding Thymidine phosphorylase: MTPISPDPHADPDKKVVDIGSRVPEAGQEHVGGLLVAVREMTLKETGNLVAELLDNVDDTLFDLAEKAESNASQTEYFDGMRETRKKRPRIERMFGERVARGFADFAAGRPPRTSETQRAFSASGELSLVDDRELEESLAVSSMVAKADARLSAALMALNQRLSVLSGGRTTLSATNPLGPNALTEAFREALGELIDVNIRVRLIILKMFERYVLKALDTLYHDVNVRLVQAGVLPQLHHPTVLRRPGAPQAAVRASRAAAATAEPDGMPAYVGTDTIADELHQELMQQLTSLLAARRHAERPDGNHVSGGASLTPAELLGALTLLQGESRPLPALPAAIDTTAAAEMVQHLKDELMAQIQRLSGAAHANVSGSDEDTIDLVGMLFEYILQDHTIPAPMQVLLARLQIPYLKVAILDRRMFAHSSHPARKLLDQLADAAKGWSEESDRDHRLFEKVKTTVEALLQDFDDDVGVFERKLAEFTQFVEQNRKRAELAESRATEAARGRERLQNARRHAAQEILSRINDRNLPTLLRGVLTRPWANYLVLIVLRQGPDSAEFRAAVHFVDDFVATAEVPHGDAARQQYKNALPSIEKHLREGLATVAFQEPDIERLLDELRKFWRQQLGEAAPAVQAPAPAIDPEVVLGVAPDAQPAITDGAPDVDDFDPDDMSVNIDAGSLQAVRDLKVGDWVEFIDETGTRERAKLSWISPISGKYLFVNRRGLKVADRTAVQLATELHDNRAMILEEVPLFDRALDAIVDRLRKTQAAQPSAT; encoded by the coding sequence ATGACCCCGATCTCGCCCGACCCGCACGCCGATCCGGACAAGAAGGTGGTGGACATCGGTTCGCGCGTGCCCGAAGCCGGCCAGGAACACGTCGGCGGCTTGCTGGTGGCCGTGCGCGAAATGACGCTGAAGGAAACCGGCAACCTGGTCGCCGAGCTGCTCGACAACGTCGACGACACGCTGTTCGACCTCGCCGAGAAAGCCGAGAGCAACGCCAGCCAGACCGAATACTTCGACGGCATGCGCGAGACGCGCAAGAAGCGCCCGCGCATCGAACGCATGTTCGGCGAACGCGTCGCGCGCGGCTTCGCCGATTTCGCGGCAGGCCGTCCGCCGCGCACCAGTGAAACGCAGCGCGCGTTTTCGGCCAGCGGCGAATTGAGCCTGGTCGATGATCGCGAACTCGAGGAATCGCTGGCGGTTTCCAGCATGGTCGCCAAGGCCGACGCGCGTTTGTCGGCGGCGCTGATGGCGCTGAACCAGCGGCTGTCGGTGCTGAGCGGCGGGCGCACCACGCTCAGCGCCACCAATCCGCTGGGTCCGAACGCGTTGACCGAAGCCTTCCGCGAAGCGCTGGGCGAACTCATCGACGTCAACATCCGCGTGCGGCTGATCATCCTGAAGATGTTCGAGCGCTACGTGCTGAAGGCACTCGACACGCTGTACCACGACGTCAACGTGCGGCTGGTGCAGGCCGGCGTGCTGCCGCAGTTGCACCATCCGACCGTGCTGCGGCGGCCCGGCGCGCCGCAGGCTGCGGTACGCGCATCGCGCGCGGCGGCTGCCACCGCCGAACCCGACGGCATGCCGGCCTACGTGGGCACCGACACGATCGCCGACGAATTGCACCAGGAATTGATGCAGCAACTCACCTCGCTGCTGGCCGCGCGCCGCCACGCCGAGCGCCCCGACGGCAACCATGTGTCGGGCGGCGCGTCGCTGACGCCGGCCGAACTGCTGGGCGCACTCACCTTGCTGCAGGGCGAATCGCGCCCGCTGCCGGCGTTGCCCGCCGCCATCGACACCACCGCCGCGGCGGAGATGGTGCAGCATCTGAAGGACGAGTTGATGGCGCAGATCCAGCGCCTGTCGGGCGCCGCGCACGCGAACGTTTCCGGCAGCGACGAGGACACCATCGACCTCGTCGGCATGCTGTTCGAATACATCCTGCAGGACCACACCATCCCGGCGCCGATGCAGGTGCTGCTGGCGCGCCTGCAGATTCCGTACTTGAAAGTCGCGATCCTCGACCGGCGCATGTTCGCGCACTCGTCGCACCCCGCGCGCAAGCTGCTCGACCAGTTGGCCGACGCCGCCAAGGGCTGGTCGGAGGAATCCGACCGCGACCATCGCCTGTTCGAAAAAGTGAAAACCACCGTCGAAGCCTTGCTGCAGGATTTCGACGACGACGTCGGCGTGTTCGAGCGCAAGCTCGCCGAGTTCACCCAGTTCGTCGAACAGAACCGCAAGCGCGCCGAACTGGCCGAAAGCCGCGCCACCGAAGCCGCGCGCGGCCGCGAACGCCTGCAGAATGCGCGCCGCCATGCCGCGCAGGAAATTCTCTCGCGCATCAACGACCGCAACCTGCCCACCCTGCTGCGCGGCGTGCTCACGAGACCGTGGGCCAACTACCTGGTGCTGATCGTGTTGCGCCAGGGGCCGGACTCCGCCGAGTTCCGCGCCGCCGTGCACTTCGTGGACGACTTCGTCGCCACGGCCGAAGTGCCGCACGGCGACGCCGCGCGCCAGCAATACAAGAACGCGCTGCCATCCATCGAGAAACACCTGCGCGAAGGATTAGCCACCGTCGCCTTCCAGGAGCCCGACATCGAGCGCCTGCTGGACGAACTGCGCAAGTTCTGGCGCCAGCAACTGGGCGAAGCCGCGCCGGCCGTGCAGGCACCCGCGCCGGCCATCGATCCGGAAGTCGTGCTCGGCGTCGCGCCGGATGCGCAGCCCGCGATCACCGACGGCGCGCCGGACGTCGACGATTTCGATCCCGACGACATGTCGGTCAACATCGATGCGGGATCGCTTCAGGCCGTGCGCGACCTGAAGGTCGGCGACTGGGTGGAGTTCATCGACGAGACCGGCACGCGCGAGCGCGCCAAGCTGTCGTGGATCAGCCCGATCAGCGGCAAGTACCTGTTCGTCAATCGCCGCGGCCTGAAAGTGGCCGACCGCACCGCGGTGCAACTGGCGACCGAACTGCACGACAACCGCGCGATGATCCTGGAAGAAGTGCCGCTGTTCGATCGCGCACTGGACGCCATCGTCGATCGCCTGCGCAAGACGCAGGCGGCCCAACCGTCGGCGACATGA
- a CDS encoding N5-carboxyaminoimidazole ribonucleotide mutase has translation MRKSTVAPRVGVVMGSRSDWETMRHAADMLASLGIEHEVEVVSAHRTPDKLFAYAEGAAARGIEVIIAGAGGAAHLPGMLAAKTRLPVLGVPVQSRALKGLDSLLSIAQMPAGVPVGTLAIGEAGAKNAGLLAAAIVALHDSKVARTLDQFRDGQTEEVLHHSDPRLTPPHPAPVAASRKRGARS, from the coding sequence ATGCGGAAATCGACGGTCGCGCCCCGGGTCGGGGTGGTGATGGGTTCGCGTTCGGACTGGGAAACGATGCGGCACGCCGCCGACATGCTGGCGTCGCTGGGCATCGAACACGAAGTCGAAGTGGTCTCCGCGCATCGCACGCCGGACAAGCTGTTCGCCTACGCCGAAGGCGCGGCCGCGCGCGGCATCGAAGTGATCATCGCGGGCGCCGGCGGCGCCGCGCACCTGCCGGGCATGCTCGCCGCGAAAACGCGCTTGCCCGTGCTGGGCGTGCCGGTGCAGTCGCGCGCATTGAAAGGATTGGATTCGCTGCTGTCGATCGCACAGATGCCGGCCGGCGTGCCAGTGGGCACGCTGGCGATCGGCGAAGCCGGTGCGAAGAACGCCGGGCTGCTCGCGGCCGCGATCGTGGCGCTGCACGACAGCAAGGTCGCGCGTACACTCGATCAATTCCGCGATGGGCAAACCGAAGAGGTGCTGCACCATTCCGATCCGCGCCTCACGCCGCCGCATCCGGCGCCGGTGGCTGCATCACGAAAACGTGGCGCGCGCTCTTGA
- a CDS encoding N5-carboxyaminoimidazole ribonucleotide synthase produces MKAGVEAHQTLGVLGGGQLARMMVLAGTPLGVRFRIVDPAVDACAGQIAPLLGVDWNALDELEPFAREIDAATFDFENVPAATAEWLTAHTRVAPNALSLATAQDRVLEKTLFRECGLATAEFADVATRADLAAALTRIGAPAILKTRREGYDGKGQFRIKSLADADAAWDSLGAQAATRGLILEGFVDFDFEASVVAVRAADGEFRAWPVTRNWHVDGILSASLAPAVRGEAIQKAAFAHARAIAEKLDYVGVFAMELFVKNGELLGNEMAPRVHNSGHWTIEGAVTSQFENHVRAVLGMPLGDTSARFPSCMLNWIGELPDRDRMLAIPGTHWHDYGKSPRPGRKVGHATVCAPDAATLASRLEQVGHALGREAQVAPVIDALAR; encoded by the coding sequence GTGAAGGCGGGTGTCGAAGCACATCAGACGCTTGGTGTTCTGGGCGGCGGTCAGTTGGCACGCATGATGGTGCTGGCCGGCACGCCGCTGGGCGTGCGCTTCCGCATCGTCGATCCGGCGGTCGACGCCTGCGCGGGGCAGATCGCGCCGCTGCTCGGCGTGGACTGGAATGCGCTGGACGAGCTGGAACCGTTCGCGCGCGAGATCGACGCGGCCACTTTCGATTTCGAGAACGTGCCCGCCGCGACCGCCGAATGGCTGACCGCGCACACGCGCGTCGCGCCCAACGCGTTGTCGCTCGCGACCGCGCAGGATCGCGTGCTGGAAAAAACGCTGTTCCGCGAATGCGGTTTGGCGACCGCCGAGTTTGCCGATGTCGCGACACGCGCTGACCTGGCCGCAGCGCTCACGCGCATCGGCGCACCGGCAATCCTGAAGACGCGCCGCGAGGGTTACGATGGCAAGGGCCAATTCCGCATCAAGTCATTGGCGGATGCCGATGCCGCGTGGGATTCATTGGGCGCGCAGGCCGCGACGCGCGGGCTGATCCTGGAAGGTTTCGTCGACTTCGATTTCGAGGCTTCGGTCGTCGCGGTGCGCGCGGCCGACGGCGAGTTCCGCGCGTGGCCGGTGACGCGCAACTGGCACGTCGATGGCATTCTTTCCGCCAGCCTTGCACCCGCCGTTCGCGGCGAGGCGATCCAGAAGGCTGCGTTCGCACATGCACGCGCGATCGCCGAAAAACTCGATTACGTCGGCGTGTTCGCGATGGAACTGTTCGTGAAGAACGGCGAACTGCTCGGCAACGAGATGGCGCCGCGCGTGCACAACTCCGGGCACTGGACCATCGAAGGCGCGGTGACCTCGCAGTTCGAGAACCACGTGCGCGCGGTGCTGGGCATGCCGCTGGGCGACACCTCCGCGCGCTTTCCGTCTTGCATGCTCAACTGGATCGGGGAGTTGCCCGATCGCGACAGGATGCTCGCGATCCCCGGCACACATTGGCACGACTACGGCAAGTCGCCGCGCCCGGGCCGCAAGGTCGGCCACGCGACCGTGTGCGCGCCGGACGCGGCGACGCTGGCGTCGCGCCTCGAACAAGTCGGCCACGCGCTTGGACGCGAAGCACAAGTCGCGCCCGTTATCGACGCGTTGGCTCGATAG
- a CDS encoding gamma-glutamyltransferase, whose product MRPDEPLITAKHGMVVSAQHLATQVGVDILKKGGNAVDAAVAVGYALAVVHPCCGNIGGGGFMTLHLADGSNLFLDFREKAPLAATPAMMRNAAGKVVKGRSTKTYLGVGVPGTVMGFDEALKKYGSMSRAQVMAPAIKLAKEGYVLQPGDVRILDTSTDYFKLYPNVAAIFLDNGQPLKAGQVLKQPQLAHTLELIAKDGTRAFYDGPIAAAVVKASEANHGLLTLKDFKAYTVQWEKPIECGYHGYTIYSAPPPSSGGTTICETLQIIEPYPFAQWGFHSAKSTHYFIEAERRAFADRNTYLGDPAFVHNPIAKLLSAEHAAELRAGIQPGKATPSSEVQGSLGPYQATNTTHYSVVDGKGNAVAVTYTVNSYFGIKQIAGDTGFFLNNEMDDFTSKPGVPNQFGLVQGQANQIEPGKRPLSSMSPTVVMHDGKLVMVTGSPGGSTIISTTMESILNVIEYGMDVKQAIAAPRIHMQWYPDEIFAEPGAFTPTVQSALQAMGYKIRGIRQMGDIAAIVVNPKTGMLESVNDPRYPAGAAAGY is encoded by the coding sequence GTGCGTCCCGACGAACCGCTGATCACCGCGAAGCACGGCATGGTCGTCAGCGCGCAGCATCTTGCGACGCAGGTCGGCGTCGACATCCTTAAGAAAGGCGGCAATGCGGTCGATGCCGCGGTTGCGGTGGGTTACGCGCTGGCGGTGGTGCATCCGTGCTGCGGCAACATCGGCGGCGGCGGTTTCATGACGCTGCACCTCGCCGACGGCAGCAATCTGTTCCTCGACTTCCGCGAAAAGGCGCCGCTGGCCGCGACGCCCGCCATGATGCGCAACGCTGCCGGCAAGGTGGTGAAGGGCCGCAGCACCAAGACTTATCTCGGCGTCGGCGTGCCCGGCACCGTGATGGGTTTCGACGAGGCGCTGAAGAAATACGGCTCGATGAGCCGCGCGCAGGTGATGGCGCCCGCTATCAAGCTCGCGAAAGAGGGCTACGTGCTGCAGCCGGGCGACGTTCGCATCCTCGATACGTCCACCGACTATTTCAAGTTGTACCCCAACGTCGCCGCTATCTTCCTCGACAACGGCCAGCCGCTGAAAGCGGGGCAGGTGCTGAAGCAGCCACAGCTCGCGCACACGCTGGAACTGATCGCGAAGGACGGAACGCGCGCGTTCTACGACGGCCCGATCGCCGCCGCGGTGGTGAAGGCGAGCGAAGCCAACCACGGCCTGCTGACGCTGAAGGATTTCAAGGCCTACACCGTGCAATGGGAAAAACCCATCGAGTGCGGCTACCACGGCTACACGATCTATTCGGCGCCGCCGCCGAGTTCGGGCGGCACCACGATCTGCGAGACGCTGCAGATCATCGAGCCGTATCCGTTCGCGCAATGGGGATTCCATTCCGCGAAGAGCACGCATTACTTCATCGAAGCCGAGCGCCGCGCCTTCGCCGACCGCAACACCTATCTCGGCGATCCGGCGTTCGTGCACAACCCGATCGCGAAACTGCTTTCCGCCGAACACGCCGCCGAACTGCGCGCCGGCATCCAGCCCGGCAAGGCCACGCCGTCATCGGAGGTGCAGGGCAGCCTCGGCCCCTACCAGGCCACCAACACCACGCATTACTCGGTGGTGGACGGCAAGGGCAACGCGGTCGCGGTCACCTACACCGTCAACAGTTATTTCGGGATCAAGCAGATCGCGGGCGACACCGGATTCTTCCTCAACAACGAGATGGATGATTTCACGTCCAAACCCGGCGTGCCCAACCAGTTCGGCCTCGTGCAGGGCCAAGCCAACCAGATCGAACCCGGCAAGCGCCCGCTGAGTTCGATGAGCCCGACCGTCGTGATGCACGACGGCAAACTCGTGATGGTCACCGGCAGCCCCGGCGGTTCCACCATCATTTCCACCACGATGGAAAGCATCCTCAACGTGATCGAGTACGGCATGGACGTGAAGCAGGCCATCGCCGCGCCGCGCATCCACATGCAGTGGTACCCGGACGAAATCTTCGCCGAACCCGGCGCGTTCACGCCCACGGTGCAATCGGCGTTGCAGGCGATGGGCTACAAGATCCGCGGCATACGGCAGATGGGCGACATCGCAGCGATCGTGGTGAACCCGAAAACCGGCATGCTCGAAAGCGTCAACGATCCGCGCTATCCGGCGGGGGCGGCGGCGGGGTATTGA
- a CDS encoding Microsomal dipeptidase, which yields MATERWTRRDFLALSGVSALAALVPSQTLLAATAPSTTPQLPVPPANVETLYRNAFVLDANTLASFGYTQFDKDAAGKLAAIRGSGLTAFKSTLGGDGANFEDTVADIAAAQSLIDKHPELFIKVVHPGDLDRAKPEGKIAVILSFEAASMLDGKVDRIQLFRQLDVLVMQLTYNRRTPFGCGCLDGDSDGVTELGRQAIAKMNELGVALDLSHANVKTTEDGIRLTTRPPVFTHTACRAVFDHPRNKTDRDMRALADKGGVMGIYMLPFLTADTHQPTLDDYMRHMVHALDVCGEDHVGIGTDSMFFTVGASDLKQIAALELQRKKAGLGAPGENRPPYLPDINTPRKLEYVAGALLKHGYSARVTEKVLGLNFRRVFQEIWAV from the coding sequence GTGGCCACCGAACGCTGGACCCGCAGAGATTTCCTTGCCCTGTCCGGCGTCTCGGCACTCGCCGCGCTGGTGCCTTCGCAAACCCTGCTCGCGGCCACTGCACCATCGACCACGCCGCAGTTGCCCGTGCCGCCCGCCAACGTCGAAACCCTCTACCGCAACGCATTCGTGCTGGATGCGAACACGCTGGCTTCGTTCGGCTACACGCAATTCGACAAGGACGCGGCGGGCAAACTGGCGGCCATCCGCGGCTCCGGCCTGACCGCGTTCAAGAGCACGCTGGGCGGCGACGGCGCGAATTTCGAAGACACCGTGGCCGACATCGCCGCGGCGCAATCGCTGATCGACAAGCATCCCGAACTTTTCATCAAGGTGGTGCATCCCGGCGACCTCGATCGCGCCAAGCCCGAAGGCAAGATCGCGGTGATCCTGTCGTTCGAGGCGGCATCGATGCTGGACGGCAAGGTCGATCGCATCCAACTGTTCCGCCAGCTCGACGTCCTGGTGATGCAGTTGACCTACAACCGCCGCACGCCGTTCGGCTGCGGCTGCCTCGATGGCGACAGCGACGGCGTCACCGAACTCGGCCGCCAGGCGATCGCAAAAATGAATGAGCTGGGCGTTGCGCTGGACCTGAGCCATGCCAACGTCAAGACCACCGAAGACGGTATCCGGCTGACGACACGCCCGCCGGTGTTCACCCACACGGCGTGCCGCGCGGTGTTCGACCATCCGCGCAACAAGACCGACCGCGACATGCGCGCGCTCGCCGACAAAGGCGGCGTGATGGGCATCTACATGCTGCCGTTCCTGACCGCCGACACGCACCAGCCGACGCTCGACGATTACATGCGCCACATGGTGCACGCGCTGGACGTTTGCGGCGAGGACCACGTGGGCATCGGTACCGATTCGATGTTCTTCACGGTGGGCGCGAGCGACCTGAAGCAGATCGCCGCGCTGGAACTGCAACGCAAGAAGGCCGGCCTCGGCGCGCCGGGCGAAAACCGCCCGCCCTACCTTCCCGACATCAACACGCCACGCAAACTCGAGTACGTCGCGGGCGCGTTGCTGAAACACGGCTACAGCGCACGCGTCACCGAGAAGGTGCTGGGACTGAACTTCCGCCGCGTGTTCCAGGAAATCTGGGCGGTGTAA